From the genome of Nitrospira sp.:
TCAGGTCTTGCCCTACGACGAGAGGCGAAAGAAACTGCCCTCAGGATTTTGTAGCGGGCTTCGTCGCTCAACGATCATTGGATACGTCATGGCACGAAAACCGTTACTTGATCCTATCCATCAGGGAGAGATTCTGTTCGAGGAATTCATGGCGCCCATGGATATCAGCATCAACCGGCTGGCGCGCAATATCGGCGTCCCGCCTGGGCGGATCAGCGCCATTGTGAACGGGAAGCGAGCTATCACCGCCGACACCGCGTTGCGCCTGGCAAAATATCTAGGAACCTCCTCTGAACTCTGGATGGGACTGCAGAATGGGTTCGATCTGCGAGTTGCCAAACGCCAAATCGTGAATATCAAAGGCGGGGTCATTGCGTAACTTTGTACTGCAGGTCAGTACAGGCGGGTGATGCGATGCAAAGTCAAGCAATGACCCCACACCTACACACCTATGACCCACACCTACACCCATGATATTTTCTGCGCCAGGCGTCAATCACGAT
Proteins encoded in this window:
- a CDS encoding HigA family addiction module antitoxin, which codes for MARKPLLDPIHQGEILFEEFMAPMDISINRLARNIGVPPGRISAIVNGKRAITADTALRLAKYLGTSSELWMGLQNGFDLRVAKRQIVNIKGGVIA